The genomic DNA CATCTGCTACCGACTCGAAGTCCCAGGCAGAACTTGAACTGTTAATGATGGACGATTCCGAGGAAGCAAACTCTAAGCTCAATAAGAAAGCGCACTTCAATATGAATGAGATTGTCCGGTCCGAAAAGGAAAAGGGTAAAAAGGCCAAGTTCCAAGACAAAAACAGGATTGTCGAAGACGAATTCAAACCAGATCTCAATGACCCTAGATTCAGCgaagttttcgaagacCACGATTTCGCCATCGATCCTTCTCAGCCTGAATTCAAGGGCACGGCTGCTATGAAgcaaattcttcaagaacgtAACAAGAGGTCTCAAAAGGGAAAAAATAAAAAGCGTGAGGCCAACGGCGACATTGCTGAGCCCTCTGGTAATAACGATCTCAAGGGCCTTGTGAACAAGCTAAAgcattcttcaaagaacaagagacAAAGAAGGTGAGTGTTGCTGTATAAACCTGCGGCGTAAATAGGTGTATAATAATAAGAAAGACCAGAAGGTCGGCCAGGAACTCTAAAAGAGTGGCATCTACTGTTGAGGGGCCGCTGCCATTCCAACTCCGTTGTCTTGCGCGTGGGAAAAAATAAAAGCCCTGTAGGGGGCTCGAACCCCtaaccttatgattaagagtCATACGCGCTACCgattgcgccaacaaggctcTTTGATGGTGACGAGAGGCTATCATATACTCATAATTCATATGAGATAGCACATGACTACGTTTTATTAATTACGGCTATTAGCTGTTGTCTTgttcgagctcatcgcctaAAACTGAGTACATCCAATGCCGCTAGTTGAGGGGTACAGCTCTGACTCTGATAGCAGCTCTCACTCTCATGCTGAATCGAACAAATTGCCGAAGGCTGTGAAAGACCAGGAAAACAATGACTCCATCAGCGTTGATCTAACCCAGCTGGAGCCCTCAAATCAAGTTGCCAAGAGACCTAACCATAACACGACGCGAGCTAAGcgcaagagaagaaagggGAAAGGACCTTGGGCATCTTGGTCATCTTCTGAGGAAAGTGAAGAGGAACCAGGACCGGAGGTCGCGTCCGAAGCGGAGAAAGAGTCAGGTATTTTGttggaagatgaagaatttcAACTCTCCCGGGACGAGAAGACACTATCTAGCGAGAGTACGCGTTTCTATGGAGACTCGGTAACAGATTACCAaggaagaagcttcttgcatCCGCCTATCGAAGTGGATATTGACTTTACCAAACCAGAACTTTCCTTTAGGTGTTATCTGCCGAAAAAGATGATTCACTCGTACCGGGGGCACCACAATGGTACTACGACGATTAAAATGCTCCCCAAATCAGgacatctttttttgtCCGGCGGAAATGACAATAAGGTTAAATTATGGGACGTATATCACAAGCGCGAGCTTCTCAGGGACTATTGCGGCCACTCGAAGGCGGTGCGAGACGTAAGCTTTAGCGGTTCAGGTACTTCTTTCCTTAGTGTGTCCTATGATCAACATATGAAGATATGGAACACAGAAACAGGTGATATTGAGCATCGTTACAAGTTCCCTGCTGTGCCAAATTGCGCCGAGTTCTCCCCTGCAAACTCCAACGAATTGATAGTTGGGCTTTCAAACTCTGAGGTGAGGCATTACGATTTGAGAGTCGCTCATAAAGACGGTTTAGTGCAGGTCTATGACCATCATTTGTCCTCTATAATCGCACTCAAGTACTTTCCAGATGGTTCCAAATTCATTTCATCCTCTGAGGACAAATCGATGCGTATATGGGATAATCAAGTTAATATACCCATAAAGCAGATAAGCGACACCGCTCAGTATTCAATGCCCTTCATTGACATTCATCCAGAGCATCACTATTTTGCTACTCAGAGCATGGACAATGCTATCTATGCTTTCTCAATGAAGCCCAAATATAGAAGAAATCCGAAGAAGCGGTTTGAAGGTCATAAGTGTGCCGGTTATGGAATAGGCTTTGGATTTTCGCCTGACGGGCAATACCTCGCATCTGGAGATACAAAAGGGCGGGTATATATATGGGATTGGAAAACCACCCGACTCTTGAAACATTTCGAGGTCCCAGGCAAGAAAGCAGTCATTACGGTTGCATGGGCACCTCAAGAGACAAGCAAAATGTTGTGTGCAGGTAACGGAGGAAGAATCTTTCTATATGACTAGTTATGAAGTTATATTTACATACTGCTTCAGGCGTAGAAAGAAACAGACTTCGACTTTCTGGCTTGAACTTCGCCTATGGCTTCTACGAAGTCCTCGTGCTTAACCTGGCTCTGGCCATTTCTTAGAGCGATCATACCTGCCTCGACCGATACTGCCTTCAACTGGGCACCGTTGAATTCATCTGTCGACCTAGCTAGCTCCTGCCAATTTATGGAGTCATCAGTAGTCATTTTACGGGAGTGGATCTGCAGGATTTGCGCTCTTG from Lachancea thermotolerans CBS 6340 chromosome F complete sequence includes the following:
- the CDC40 gene encoding Cdc40p (similar to uniprot|P40968 Saccharomyces cerevisiae YDR364C CDC40 Pre-mRNA splicing factor important for catalytic step II of pre-mRNA splicing and plays a role in cell cycle progression required for DNA synthesis during mitosis and meiosis has WD repeats); protein product: MPLVEGYSSDSDSSSHSHAESNKLPKAVKDQENNDSISVDLTQLEPSNQVAKRPNHNTTRAKRKRRKGKGPWASWSSSEESEEEPGPEVASEAEKESGILLEDEEFQLSRDEKTLSSESTRFYGDSVTDYQGRSFLHPPIEVDIDFTKPELSFRCYLPKKMIHSYRGHHNGTTTIKMLPKSGHLFLSGGNDNKVKLWDVYHKRELLRDYCGHSKAVRDVSFSGSGTSFLSVSYDQHMKIWNTETGDIEHRYKFPAVPNCAEFSPANSNELIVGLSNSEVRHYDLRVAHKDGLVQVYDHHLSSIIALKYFPDGSKFISSSEDKSMRIWDNQVNIPIKQISDTAQYSMPFIDIHPEHHYFATQSMDNAIYAFSMKPKYRRNPKKRFEGHKCAGYGIGFGFSPDGQYLASGDTKGRVYIWDWKTTRLLKHFEVPGKKAVITVAWAPQETSKMLCAGNGGRIFLYD